In one window of Pseudomonadota bacterium DNA:
- a CDS encoding zinc ribbon domain-containing protein, which produces MPIYEYICDKCGNEFELLVFKNDEPMCPSCGANNPTKKMSSFGFSVGSKYTSSSMDAAGSSCASCGSSNCSSCHG; this is translated from the coding sequence ATGCCAATATACGAGTATATATGTGATAAATGTGGTAATGAGTTCGAGCTTCTGGTATTTAAAAATGATGAACCAATGTGTCCGTCATGCGGGGCAAATAATCCGACAAAAAAGATGTCGTCATTCGGATTTTCTGTGGGTTCCAAGTATACTTCATCATCAATGGATGCAGCAGGATCGTCCTGTGCGAGTTGCGGCTCCTCAAACTGTTCGAGTTGCCATGGATGA
- the tilS gene encoding tRNA lysidine(34) synthetase TilS, with product MNLVNKVKKIIEKERLIEAGDSIIIGVSGGIDSTALVHVLFEISKKIDFKIGLAHLNHQLRGEESVRDEKFVEELAGSLSMPIYIKKADVKRYAKNCGISLQHAGRDLRYAFFKDVLDTHDFNKIAVAHNLDDQAETFLLRMLKGTGIRGLASIPVKRDRIIRPFLGVYRFEIGEYIREHSITYVEDSSNSKTVYERNYIRKRVIPLMEERNPLFKEKIVMLLQDITAINNIYGSKAEDFLKQEQIFEDGDISFEIDSLKEIDEETRFRVFVNTFTKIEPVFIPLREHARLINSVLLSEKPNLMLDMPRGIRIKKVYNRLIFTKKPILPRITDIFPVKSGENWLESLGLMLNVFLQLQDTGIPHLHDRYIARFDGDKIEDLSVRTFLKGDRFVPLGMKNHVKLKDFFISQKIPKEERGHVPLLVSGYDIIWVIGYRIDERFKITEDTKKVLEISAKKIQEHEV from the coding sequence GTGAATCTTGTCAATAAAGTCAAAAAGATAATTGAAAAAGAAAGGCTGATAGAAGCAGGGGATAGTATCATTATCGGAGTTTCAGGAGGGATTGATTCTACAGCCCTTGTACATGTTCTGTTTGAAATTTCAAAGAAAATTGATTTTAAGATCGGTCTGGCTCACCTTAATCACCAGCTACGGGGAGAGGAATCCGTGAGGGATGAAAAGTTTGTTGAAGAGCTTGCCGGAAGCCTCTCTATGCCAATCTATATAAAAAAGGCTGATGTAAAAAGATATGCAAAGAACTGTGGAATTTCTCTCCAGCATGCCGGGAGGGATTTGAGATATGCTTTTTTTAAAGATGTTTTAGATACACATGACTTTAATAAAATTGCTGTTGCCCATAATCTTGATGATCAGGCAGAGACATTTTTATTGAGGATGTTGAAGGGTACAGGCATAAGAGGTCTTGCGTCAATACCTGTAAAAAGAGACAGGATAATCAGACCATTCCTTGGTGTTTATCGTTTTGAAATAGGAGAGTATATCCGGGAACATTCAATAACATATGTGGAAGATTCTTCTAACAGTAAGACTGTTTATGAGAGGAATTATATAAGGAAACGCGTGATCCCGCTAATGGAAGAGAGAAACCCTCTTTTCAAAGAAAAGATTGTCATGCTGCTCCAGGATATTACGGCAATTAACAATATATACGGCAGCAAGGCTGAAGATTTTTTGAAACAAGAACAGATATTTGAAGATGGAGATATATCCTTTGAGATAGACTCTTTGAAAGAAATAGACGAAGAAACAAGATTCAGGGTATTTGTAAACACATTTACAAAGATTGAACCGGTATTTATTCCCTTGCGTGAACATGCCCGCTTGATAAACAGTGTCTTGCTGAGCGAAAAGCCGAACCTGATGCTTGATATGCCCCGCGGAATCAGGATAAAAAAAGTTTACAACAGACTTATTTTTACAAAAAAGCCTATTCTCCCGAGGATAACGGATATTTTTCCTGTAAAATCCGGGGAAAATTGGCTGGAATCCTTGGGACTAATGCTTAATGTTTTTCTGCAATTACAGGATACGGGAATACCACATTTACACGATAGATATATCGCCCGTTTTGATGGTGATAAGATCGAGGATTTATCTGTCAGAACATTTTTGAAAGGTGACAGGTTTGTTCCACTCGGTATGAAAAATCATGTTAAATTGAAGGATTTTTTCATATCTCAGAAGATACCGAAAGAAGAAAGAGGACATGTGCCCCTCCTTGTGTCAGGATATGACATTATATGGGTTATCGGTTACAGGATTGATGAAAGATTTAAGATAACGGAAGATACAAAAAAGGTGTTGGAGATTTCGGCAAAAAAGATTCAGGAGCATGAAGTATGA
- a CDS encoding alpha/beta hydrolase: MIFKTSNEKTWLFLIHGLGVSEKSWSAPDEEKIKFISFKSLLKHEKEKISFIDRCGGHYNIASWTQNPFSSVDDAAAELKDLVSSIESSDYILIAHSRGGLVARQALQRYGLRPRALICLATPHYGSGLADSVIKFIPLIKMAVPNIEQNRTCIDELRTNSEFIQNINRPENCEHERHVPHFDICGNSTRYFDWGLVNVIGSAQSVLGSRVIDEWKEGRGDGFVSIKSAKSPATPDEHFYILPVNHANILVNRTVFDIVSDIMAKSGSFVFKLH, encoded by the coding sequence TTGATATTCAAGACTTCAAATGAAAAAACATGGCTGTTTCTAATCCATGGACTTGGGGTTTCGGAAAAAAGCTGGTCTGCACCAGATGAAGAAAAGATAAAGTTTATCTCTTTTAAATCCTTGCTTAAACATGAAAAAGAAAAGATTTCTTTTATAGACAGGTGTGGTGGACACTATAATATTGCAAGCTGGACGCAGAATCCTTTCAGTTCTGTAGATGATGCTGCTGCAGAGTTGAAAGATCTGGTAAGCAGCATTGAAAGCAGTGATTATATATTGATTGCCCATTCACGAGGCGGACTTGTTGCAAGACAAGCCTTGCAAAGATACGGCCTTCGGCCAAGGGCTTTGATTTGTCTTGCAACACCCCATTACGGCAGTGGACTTGCCGACTCTGTAATAAAATTTATACCTTTGATAAAGATGGCGGTTCCCAACATAGAGCAGAATAGGACTTGTATCGATGAATTGCGCACCAATTCGGAATTTATCCAAAATATAAACAGGCCTGAAAACTGTGAACATGAAAGGCATGTGCCCCATTTCGATATATGCGGGAATTCCACGCGATATTTTGATTGGGGTCTCGTAAACGTAATAGGTTCTGCGCAGTCTGTTTTGGGTAGCCGTGTGATCGATGAATGGAAAGAGGGGAGGGGAGACGGTTTTGTATCAATAAAATCGGCAAAATCGCCGGCAACCCCTGATGAACATTTTTATATATTGCCGGTGAATCATGCCAATATCCTGGTTAATAGAACGGTATTTGATATTGTATCCGATATCATGGCAAAATCTGGTTCTTTTGTATTCAAATTGCATTAA
- a CDS encoding DUF2304 domain-containing protein — MTPHQKIFAVFVSLAIFVVIITLVQNRKLRAEYSWLWLLTGFVVFVLVVWYDLLVKLTTLIGAVAPTTTLFIFSIIFLVFVSLHFAIKISQLSDQLKNLAQKISLLEASIDHSSIKVKN, encoded by the coding sequence ATGACACCCCATCAGAAGATCTTCGCGGTTTTTGTAAGTCTTGCCATCTTCGTAGTTATCATTACCCTCGTGCAGAACCGAAAGCTGCGGGCAGAATATTCCTGGTTGTGGCTTCTGACGGGTTTTGTCGTTTTCGTTCTCGTCGTCTGGTATGATCTTCTCGTCAAACTGACTACGTTGATCGGCGCCGTAGCGCCGACGACTACCCTGTTTATTTTCAGTATCATCTTCCTGGTTTTTGTTTCATTGCATTTTGCGATTAAAATATCCCAATTGAGCGACCAGTTGAAGAACCTTGCTCAGAAAATCAGCCTGTTAGAAGCGAGCATAGACCACTCGTCCATTAAGGTAAAAAATTGA
- a CDS encoding glycosyltransferase family 2 protein: protein MSSKRCIIIPAFNEEKQIASVIEGIRRYSSADIVVIDDGSVDRTCERAKSAGVFVIRHPFNMGAGVAIQTGFKYASENHYDFLLQIDGDGQHHPAHIPDLFSMIENKKYDLVIGSRFLKNSKYKTGVLKSVGIRLFRKIVMIITGEPITDPTSGYRCMNQNVFQYFTTDSFPWDYPDADIIIDLHRMGFKIAELPVTMAHNPEGRSMHRGIFKITYYLFNVFLSIFVVLLRKKSRL from the coding sequence TTGAGCTCAAAAAGATGCATTATCATTCCCGCTTTCAACGAAGAGAAACAGATCGCCTCAGTCATTGAAGGTATAAGGCGATACAGCAGCGCCGATATCGTGGTGATCGATGACGGCTCCGTTGACCGGACATGTGAGCGCGCCAAGTCAGCGGGCGTTTTCGTGATCAGGCATCCCTTCAATATGGGGGCTGGCGTGGCTATTCAAACAGGATTTAAATACGCATCTGAAAACCACTATGACTTCCTCCTTCAGATCGACGGTGACGGACAGCATCATCCCGCACATATTCCTGATCTGTTCTCGATGATTGAAAATAAGAAGTACGACCTGGTGATCGGCTCCCGTTTTCTAAAAAACAGCAAATATAAAACAGGGGTTCTGAAATCTGTAGGGATTAGGTTATTCAGAAAAATTGTAATGATAATTACAGGAGAGCCTATTACAGATCCTACTTCCGGATACCGGTGTATGAATCAAAATGTTTTTCAGTATTTTACAACGGATAGTTTTCCCTGGGATTACCCTGATGCAGATATCATCATCGACCTTCATCGCATGGGATTCAAGATTGCGGAACTGCCTGTAACGATGGCGCACAATCCCGAGGGAAGAAGCATGCATCGGGGTATTTTTAAAATTACTTATTATTTATTCAATGTTTTTCTTTCAATTTTCGTGGTTCTTTTGAGAAAAAAATCAAGATTATAG
- a CDS encoding glycosyltransferase family 2 protein, giving the protein MNKVAIIISPNYKNYAQRYLKDCLESLRRQDWAGEQKIFITDNQSTAESLAFLKEAAPEVEIIRNEKNDGFAKGNNDAMRLALQGEYDYLVLLNMDTIVEADCISHLVSAAESDGAIGAVQARLMLWPEKDKINSLGNVTHFLGFGYCDGYGEEWSRHSLPVIRDIGFPSGAAALYKKEVLERIGLFDEEFLIYNEDQDLGWRTWLAGWRCVLASQAVVYHKYEFSGNSRKYYWLDRNRTLTVIKNYQLATLLLISPAFVFMECGLLLFAFQKGWLKDKLNVYKYFLSRKNWQYIVSARRKSQALRRVKDWDIIETFSGLIWYDEVGNRKLRLANQILNVYWRIIKWIMIMKPGAIH; this is encoded by the coding sequence ATGAACAAAGTCGCCATTATCATCAGCCCCAACTATAAGAATTACGCCCAAAGATATTTGAAGGATTGTCTTGAAAGTTTGAGGAGGCAGGACTGGGCCGGAGAGCAGAAGATCTTCATCACGGATAATCAGTCCACGGCAGAGAGTTTAGCGTTCTTGAAAGAAGCCGCTCCTGAAGTTGAGATTATCCGGAACGAAAAAAACGATGGTTTCGCCAAGGGGAACAACGATGCTATGAGATTGGCACTGCAGGGAGAGTACGATTATCTCGTCTTGCTTAACATGGATACCATTGTCGAGGCCGATTGTATTAGCCATTTGGTGAGTGCGGCGGAAAGCGACGGCGCAATAGGGGCCGTGCAGGCCAGACTAATGCTTTGGCCCGAGAAGGATAAGATTAACAGCCTGGGGAATGTGACACATTTTTTGGGATTCGGGTATTGCGATGGATACGGTGAAGAATGGTCCAGGCATTCACTTCCCGTTATCCGGGATATCGGCTTTCCATCCGGTGCGGCAGCACTGTACAAAAAAGAAGTGCTTGAGAGAATAGGCCTTTTTGATGAAGAATTCCTGATCTATAATGAGGATCAGGATCTGGGCTGGCGGACATGGCTGGCTGGCTGGCGATGTGTATTGGCATCTCAGGCAGTTGTCTATCACAAGTATGAATTTTCTGGAAATTCCCGGAAATATTATTGGCTGGACAGAAACCGTACCTTGACCGTTATCAAAAACTACCAGCTGGCTACGCTGCTGTTGATTTCTCCGGCCTTTGTCTTCATGGAGTGCGGCTTGTTGTTGTTCGCTTTTCAGAAAGGATGGCTAAAGGATAAGCTGAATGTGTATAAGTATTTTTTAAGCCGCAAAAATTGGCAATATATTGTAAGCGCCCGGCGTAAATCACAGGCATTGCGCCGGGTGAAGGATTGGGATATTATAGAAACTTTCAGTGGGCTGATCTGGTATGACGAAGTGGGGAATCGGAAGCTTCGTTTGGCAAATCAAATCCTGAATGTATATTGGCGCATCATAAAGTGGATAATGATTATGAAACCCGGAGCAATCCATTGA
- the glf gene encoding UDP-galactopyranose mutase, producing the protein MMDFKGLKYLVVGAGFFGSVIAERIASDINGEVVVLDKYPHVGGLCLSAVDVETGIEFHKYGTHIFHTSNEKVWKYINSFTDFNGYRHQVLSTYKNKVYQMPINLETINSFYGVNLRPYEVDAFLKVEIAKEKIVNPQNIEEKAISLIGRPLYEAFIKEYTEKQWQKDCDQLPSSIIERLPVRKNYDENYFFDLWQGIPLEGYTTIFTRLLSHKNIKVYLNIDFFDIKDQLPSSCLIVYSGPIDRFFEYKFGRFEWITLEFKKEIIDIEDFQGTSVMNYPEHSIPYIRIHEPRHYHPERNYPKQKTLIFKEYPKKDDGNNPYYPVNSRENQEMLQKYKEERKKCSNIIFGGRLGDYKYYNMDQVIASALDTYENKIKKRNACDCPGTVK; encoded by the coding sequence ATGATGGATTTTAAGGGACTTAAATATTTAGTTGTTGGCGCAGGTTTTTTCGGATCAGTAATTGCCGAAAGAATTGCGAGTGATATTAATGGAGAAGTAGTGGTCCTCGACAAATATCCGCATGTCGGTGGTCTTTGTTTGTCAGCGGTTGATGTTGAAACGGGGATTGAATTTCATAAATACGGTACCCATATATTCCACACATCAAATGAAAAAGTATGGAAGTACATTAACTCCTTCACAGATTTCAACGGGTATCGGCACCAGGTTCTCTCCACGTATAAGAACAAAGTTTACCAGATGCCAATAAATTTAGAGACAATCAATTCTTTTTATGGAGTTAATTTGAGGCCATATGAAGTAGATGCCTTCCTAAAGGTGGAGATTGCAAAAGAAAAAATAGTAAATCCGCAGAATATAGAAGAGAAGGCCATTTCACTCATTGGACGTCCCTTGTACGAGGCATTCATAAAGGAGTACACTGAGAAACAGTGGCAGAAAGATTGCGATCAGTTACCATCGTCAATAATAGAGCGCTTGCCCGTTAGAAAGAATTATGATGAAAATTACTTTTTTGATCTATGGCAGGGGATCCCCTTAGAAGGATACACAACTATATTTACAAGGTTATTAAGTCATAAGAATATTAAAGTTTACCTGAATATAGACTTTTTTGATATAAAAGATCAACTCCCTTCGTCATGTTTAATTGTTTACAGTGGGCCAATAGATCGGTTTTTTGAATATAAGTTCGGAAGGTTTGAGTGGATAACTCTTGAGTTTAAAAAGGAAATAATAGATATTGAGGATTTCCAGGGAACATCTGTCATGAATTACCCTGAGCACTCCATTCCATATATTAGAATTCACGAACCACGGCATTATCACCCTGAAAGAAATTATCCAAAACAAAAAACTCTTATTTTTAAAGAGTATCCTAAAAAAGATGATGGTAATAATCCTTATTATCCTGTAAATTCACGCGAAAATCAGGAGATGCTTCAGAAGTATAAAGAGGAAAGAAAAAAATGTTCAAATATCATTTTTGGAGGGCGATTGGGTGATTACAAATATTATAATATGGATCAGGTTATCGCTTCAGCATTGGACACCTATGAAAATAAAATAAAGAAGAGAAATGCCTGTGACTGTCCAGGGACGGTAAAATGA
- a CDS encoding glycosyltransferase family 2 protein, with amino-acid sequence MKKVELSVVMPVYNEAEIISNVVSKWTEALHKLEINFQIHAYNDGSTDNTLQILNKLSLENKNLVVHDKLNSGHGPTILQGYRENSNAEWILQIDSDDETFPEEFEVLWKNRAKYDFLLGQRIRLHQPLARRLISLASRVIIRIFYGTKVVDVNSPYRLMKSCSLKDIFFSLPDNMFSPNIVISGLVSMNNLKVYEIAVRQKERATGAVSIKKLKLIKAALKSFQQTITYRFKK; translated from the coding sequence ATGAAAAAGGTTGAATTATCCGTCGTAATGCCTGTTTATAATGAGGCAGAGATTATTAGCAATGTAGTAAGTAAATGGACTGAAGCTCTTCATAAACTTGAGATTAATTTTCAGATTCATGCTTATAATGATGGGTCTACAGATAATACACTGCAGATTCTCAATAAACTTTCCTTAGAAAATAAAAACCTGGTTGTACATGACAAATTAAACAGCGGGCACGGACCTACCATTCTACAAGGATACCGGGAGAATTCTAATGCAGAGTGGATTTTGCAAATAGACTCTGATGATGAAACTTTTCCTGAGGAATTTGAAGTTTTGTGGAAGAATAGAGCAAAATATGATTTTCTGTTAGGTCAAAGAATTCGTTTGCACCAGCCGCTTGCAAGAAGATTAATAAGTTTAGCATCCAGAGTAATTATCAGGATATTTTACGGGACTAAAGTGGTTGATGTTAACTCACCTTACAGGTTAATGAAATCATGTTCATTAAAAGATATCTTCTTTTCACTACCAGATAATATGTTTTCGCCAAACATTGTAATTTCGGGTCTCGTTTCGATGAATAATTTAAAAGTTTACGAAATTGCAGTGAGACAAAAAGAGAGGGCAACAGGTGCGGTTTCAATTAAAAAATTAAAATTAATCAAAGCAGCCTTGAAATCTTTTCAGCAAACAATCACCTATCGTTTTAAGAAATGA
- a CDS encoding FAD-dependent oxidoreductase, with amino-acid sequence MEATERMHIIILGGGISGLSLAWKLCESGQEVTIIENSGFVGGLAGTQSDNGYYLDFGPHSFFSEDPEILKTVLDLFDSTLLPRRRDVKFYFRGKYLNYPLTPGDVLIQMGLVQGIRSGLSFLKGKIGRREKRNSATPEEMTVEEWALENFGEHLYSSFFKPYTEQFWKLPCCELSARTIPYHTRTNFINTLKVLLGRRATRQGDSLIEREQLPTYYPTTCFGEIAYRIADKIRAAGGKILLNSTACEVVLNGDRSVLVRYFCGRETASLECERLISTIPLPLFVDMVKPRPPADVRTSAARLEFRVLVVLGMVTERKNILGGSYMYVLNRPYNRISEMNKFSPGTSPPSDNIIAIEMPCLEDSPIWSASKEEIFQMSSGNLAHDGILLPGDVKKLLLVKAPYAYPVYRKDYAPHLKKVLAHVRSYPQLETLGRSGEFLYLDADMCMRRAFDLAAGLLKS; translated from the coding sequence ATGGAGGCGACGGAGCGCATGCACATCATTATTCTCGGCGGCGGCATCAGCGGCCTGTCATTAGCCTGGAAACTCTGCGAAAGCGGCCAAGAGGTCACGATCATTGAAAACTCGGGATTTGTTGGAGGCTTGGCGGGTACGCAATCGGATAACGGCTATTATCTTGACTTTGGCCCTCACTCGTTTTTTTCCGAGGACCCTGAGATCCTCAAGACTGTCCTTGACCTCTTCGACAGTACCCTGTTGCCCAGACGGCGCGATGTGAAATTCTATTTCCGGGGAAAGTACCTCAATTATCCATTGACGCCGGGAGATGTGCTAATCCAGATGGGGCTGGTCCAAGGGATACGGTCGGGCTTGAGCTTTCTCAAGGGGAAGATTGGCCGCAGAGAGAAACGAAACTCAGCGACGCCTGAGGAGATGACGGTCGAGGAATGGGCGTTGGAAAACTTTGGCGAGCATCTATATTCATCATTTTTCAAGCCCTATACAGAGCAATTCTGGAAGTTGCCCTGTTGCGAACTGTCGGCGCGCACCATTCCTTATCATACGCGAACCAATTTCATTAATACGTTGAAAGTGCTATTAGGAAGACGGGCGACCCGCCAGGGGGATTCGCTGATCGAACGTGAGCAGCTTCCCACCTACTATCCCACCACCTGTTTTGGGGAGATCGCCTATCGTATTGCAGACAAAATCCGGGCGGCTGGTGGAAAGATTCTTCTCAACTCCACAGCTTGTGAGGTGGTTCTGAATGGGGATCGTTCAGTCTTGGTTCGATATTTTTGCGGTAGAGAGACTGCAAGCCTGGAGTGCGAACGCCTGATATCCACGATTCCACTGCCGCTGTTTGTAGACATGGTCAAGCCACGGCCGCCCGCTGATGTCCGGACCTCGGCCGCACGTCTGGAGTTTCGGGTGCTCGTAGTGCTCGGAATGGTCACTGAGAGAAAGAACATTCTGGGGGGCAGCTATATGTACGTTCTTAACCGTCCTTACAATCGTATCAGCGAGATGAACAAATTCAGTCCGGGAACCAGCCCTCCATCGGACAATATTATTGCCATCGAGATGCCGTGTCTCGAAGACTCACCGATTTGGAGCGCCTCAAAGGAAGAGATCTTTCAGATGTCATCCGGAAACCTGGCCCACGATGGAATCTTGCTTCCGGGCGATGTTAAGAAACTCCTGCTTGTGAAGGCTCCCTATGCTTACCCGGTTTACCGAAAAGATTATGCGCCGCACCTTAAAAAGGTTCTTGCCCATGTTCGTTCCTATCCTCAACTCGAGACTTTGGGACGATCCGGGGAATTCCTGTACCTGGATGCCGATATGTGCATGCGGAGGGCATTTGATCTCGCGGCAGGGCTTCTGAAATCCTGA
- a CDS encoding DegT/DnrJ/EryC1/StrS family aminotransferase — translation MNCEIIIKQFMIPLFKPFINKGCINELKKVLYSGYIGEGSKVKEFERLLSVYLDGYVVLVNSGTSALHLALHIAEVNNKNVISTPMTCLATNTPIVQNGGRIVWADVDPQTGNIDPVSVSKKITMNTKAIMAVHYGGNLCDPILTEICRSKGLTLIEDCAHLNGPGLGGMQCYSFQAIKHLTTGDGGCLVTKDKKICDRAKLLRWYGINRESGQTMRSMDSIYEAGYKFHMNDIAATIGISNFDKLGDIISKTEKHAQYYNDAFIDLDNIKRVPVLYRNDYWLYIILVEKKNKFMEYMKDNGIETSLVHARNDIQPIFKSSRCKLPGLEKFWQKQICIPVGWWLTDKQVKFIADKVRCFNEICSC, via the coding sequence GTGAACTGTGAGATAATAATAAAACAATTTATGATACCGCTATTCAAACCATTCATTAATAAGGGCTGTATAAATGAACTGAAGAAAGTTCTTTATTCAGGATATATTGGTGAGGGTTCTAAGGTCAAAGAGTTTGAGAGACTCCTTAGTGTTTACTTAGATGGGTATGTTGTTTTAGTGAATAGTGGAACATCTGCACTTCACCTTGCTTTACATATCGCTGAAGTTAACAATAAAAACGTTATCTCTACACCTATGACGTGTCTTGCGACTAATACACCTATAGTCCAGAACGGTGGAAGGATAGTATGGGCAGATGTGGACCCCCAGACAGGCAACATAGACCCGGTTTCTGTATCCAAGAAAATTACTATGAATACTAAGGCAATTATGGCAGTCCATTACGGCGGGAATCTATGCGACCCTATTCTTACTGAGATATGCAGGAGCAAAGGATTAACCCTGATAGAAGACTGTGCTCATCTTAACGGCCCGGGTCTTGGCGGGATGCAGTGCTACTCTTTCCAGGCTATAAAGCATTTAACCACAGGAGACGGTGGTTGCCTTGTTACTAAAGACAAGAAGATTTGTGATAGGGCAAAACTGCTTAGATGGTACGGTATAAACCGTGAATCCGGGCAGACTATGAGGAGCATGGATTCTATATATGAAGCAGGATACAAGTTCCATATGAATGATATTGCTGCAACCATAGGAATATCAAACTTCGATAAACTTGGTGATATAATATCAAAGACTGAGAAACACGCACAATATTACAACGATGCTTTTATAGACTTAGATAATATTAAACGGGTCCCGGTTCTATATAGAAACGATTATTGGTTATACATAATCCTGGTAGAAAAAAAGAACAAATTCATGGAGTATATGAAAGATAATGGTATAGAGACCTCCCTGGTCCATGCCAGGAACGATATACAGCCTATTTTCAAGAGTTCCCGGTGCAAACTTCCGGGTCTGGAGAAATTCTGGCAGAAACAAATCTGTATACCGGTAGGATGGTGGTTAACTGATAAACAGGTAAAGTTCATAGCAGACAAAGTAAGGTGTTTTAATGAAATTTGCTCTTGTTAG
- a CDS encoding B12-binding domain-containing radical SAM protein, with translation MKFALVSFGNEENYGLLFAGTEFKKHGEIKFFDAEMTDPLQDIAEYKPDYICFSPLTAFYPQAKHIESMLRPKLKFISIYGGHHATNCGEHIGDITVVGSVHNMDLNHLGIQKTGPTKPENLKNPARVEYFQDIPHFKNRYRKIMLSVTGCPWTCTYCSSSSQVTRKLYGRTSCHLQHRNIEDIINEANFIKDCTQEIEWVDDDVFVGDQDWLKAFYKRWVSEIGMPMYVSTTSVSALKASPDLLMLMRNVANVVGLGVQATNPESLKLLGRGWDNEAQIKAAYDRLTSFGFKVNLQCIIGLPIPDPVSDALNTIEGMKRIGAGSVVSCYPLQIYPNTALEQHSKDNLYLLNAECNGDTNSGLPAIDFGHLVNNRIRNICKLATMVVKYNVPNQWLEAMMDLDLSASSQPMSLVRYYECIRDRLPDKADKIFHDIVKGMNVRY, from the coding sequence ATGAAATTTGCTCTTGTTAGTTTCGGTAATGAGGAGAACTACGGACTTCTGTTTGCAGGAACAGAGTTCAAGAAGCATGGAGAGATTAAATTCTTCGATGCCGAGATGACTGATCCTTTACAGGATATTGCTGAATATAAACCGGACTATATATGTTTCTCTCCTCTGACAGCGTTTTATCCCCAAGCTAAGCATATAGAGAGTATGTTAAGGCCTAAATTAAAATTTATCTCAATATATGGGGGGCATCATGCAACAAATTGCGGGGAGCACATTGGAGATATCACTGTTGTTGGTTCTGTTCATAATATGGACCTTAACCATCTTGGAATACAGAAGACCGGGCCAACTAAACCGGAGAATCTCAAAAATCCGGCACGCGTTGAGTACTTTCAAGATATACCTCATTTCAAAAACAGGTACCGTAAAATCATGCTCTCAGTTACAGGATGTCCCTGGACCTGTACATACTGTTCCTCTTCCTCCCAAGTAACCAGAAAACTATATGGAAGAACATCCTGCCATCTGCAACATCGCAATATAGAAGATATAATCAATGAAGCCAATTTTATTAAAGACTGTACCCAAGAAATAGAGTGGGTAGATGATGATGTATTTGTTGGAGATCAGGATTGGCTAAAGGCGTTTTACAAGAGGTGGGTTAGTGAGATCGGAATGCCTATGTATGTATCAACTACGTCCGTAAGTGCTTTAAAAGCCTCTCCTGACCTTCTTATGCTTATGCGCAATGTAGCCAATGTAGTAGGATTGGGAGTCCAGGCAACAAATCCCGAATCTCTCAAACTCCTGGGACGAGGATGGGATAATGAAGCACAAATTAAGGCAGCATATGACCGCCTCACTTCTTTTGGATTCAAGGTTAATCTGCAGTGCATTATAGGCCTTCCAATTCCAGACCCGGTAAGTGATGCTTTAAATACTATTGAGGGAATGAAGCGAATCGGTGCCGGAAGCGTTGTATCGTGCTATCCTTTACAGATTTATCCTAATACGGCTCTGGAACAGCATTCGAAAGATAATCTGTACTTACTTAATGCAGAATGTAACGGCGATACAAATAGCGGATTACCTGCCATCGATTTTGGACATCTGGTTAACAATAGAATTCGCAATATATGTAAGCTCGCGACTATGGTTGTTAAGTACAATGTACCCAACCAGTGGCTGGAAGCTATGATGGATTTGGATTTAAGTGCTTCAAGCCAACCAATGTCTTTAGTCAGATACTATGAATGTATCAGGGATAGGCTCCCTGATAAAGCTGATAAGATTTTTCATGACATAGTGAAAGGTATGAATGTCAGGTATTAG